A region of Nocardioides alkalitolerans DNA encodes the following proteins:
- a CDS encoding class I SAM-dependent methyltransferase — protein sequence MSEPARCRVCGEGLAPFLDLGEQPLSNDFATAEESSDFRFHLEIAACTGCTMVQMVHEVPRELMFREDYPYLSSGSTRMAEHFEAAARDALERELRIDDPFVVELGCNDGVYLKHVAAAGVRHLGVEPSAEVARRAASLGVDVRVDFFDEELAREVRAKEGPAKVVFAANTLCHIPYIGSVLAGVEALLHDDGVFCFEDPYLGDILATTAFDQFYDEHFYYFSVHSVQAMARRHGLELVDVAPQAVHGGELRYTLARAGARAPSPAVAAALEQERAAGVTDPARLREFGERVRTNADELVAVLEEARAAGRSVAAYGATAKSATVLNYCGIGPDLVPVVYDSSPTKQGRVTPGSGIPVVPSEGFRASYPDLALLFAWNHAAEIRAKEQGFAEAGGSWLTYVPRVQVD from the coding sequence ATGAGCGAACCGGCACGGTGCCGCGTCTGCGGCGAGGGCCTCGCGCCCTTCCTGGACCTCGGCGAGCAGCCGTTGTCCAACGACTTCGCCACCGCGGAGGAGTCGAGCGACTTCAGGTTCCACCTGGAGATCGCCGCCTGCACCGGCTGCACGATGGTGCAGATGGTGCACGAGGTGCCCCGCGAGCTGATGTTCCGCGAGGACTACCCCTACCTCTCGTCGGGCTCGACCCGCATGGCCGAGCACTTCGAGGCCGCGGCCCGCGACGCCCTCGAGCGCGAGCTGCGCATCGACGACCCCTTCGTCGTCGAGCTGGGCTGCAACGACGGGGTCTACCTCAAGCACGTCGCGGCGGCGGGGGTCCGCCACCTGGGGGTCGAGCCGTCCGCGGAGGTGGCCCGACGCGCGGCGAGCCTGGGCGTCGACGTGCGCGTCGACTTCTTCGACGAGGAGCTGGCGCGCGAGGTGCGGGCCAAGGAGGGGCCGGCGAAGGTCGTCTTCGCGGCCAACACCCTCTGCCACATCCCCTACATCGGCTCCGTGCTGGCGGGGGTCGAGGCGCTGCTCCACGACGACGGCGTCTTCTGCTTCGAGGACCCCTACCTGGGCGACATCCTCGCGACGACGGCGTTCGACCAGTTCTACGACGAGCACTTCTACTACTTCAGCGTCCACTCGGTGCAGGCGATGGCCCGCCGCCACGGCCTCGAGCTCGTCGACGTCGCGCCGCAGGCCGTGCACGGCGGCGAGCTGCGCTACACCCTGGCCCGCGCCGGTGCCCGGGCCCCGTCCCCGGCGGTGGCGGCGGCGCTCGAGCAGGAGCGGGCCGCGGGCGTCACGGACCCGGCCCGGCTGCGGGAGTTCGGCGAGCGGGTCCGCACCAACGCCGACGAGCTGGTGGCCGTGCTGGAGGAGGCGCGCGCCGCCGGGCGCAGCGTCGCGGCGTACGGGGCGACGGCGAAGAGCGCGACCGTCCTCAACTACTGCGGGATCGGGCCCGACCTCGTCCCGGTGGTCTACGACTCGAGCCCGACGAAGCAGGGCCGGGTGACCCCCGGGTCGGGCATCCCGGTGGTGCCGAGCGAGGGGTTCCGCGCCTCCTACCCCGACCTCGCGCTGTTGTTCGCCTGGAACCACGCGGCCGAGATCCGTGCCAAGGAGCAGGGCTTCGCCGAGGCGGGGGGCTCGTGGCTGACCTACGTGCCCCGGGTGCAGGTCGACTGA